Proteins encoded by one window of Martelella endophytica:
- a CDS encoding lytic murein transglycosylase encodes MFSFRPFAGLRLLCAVFALALAFVAGVGFSSVASAYDRGTVERQFEGWIRGDMRQAALRSGVSAAVYDRVTSGLTINWSLPDLVPPGTKPPAQRKQTQPEFSEPGPYFSENNLNYLAVKGRQLYNQYKPVLDQIEARYGVPGRIVLAIWGREMGYGAAEEKYDILQVLATKGFMTSSRQEMFQREFIAALQLIQSGAAPLDKRKASWAGAFGQPQLMPSNFQNYAVDFDGDGVIDVWNSVPDSLATIAKHLASDGWQRGRDWGYEAVIPDNVSCAQEGPDNARPISAWAKQGITRVGGKSFPPEELGKPGMMLVPQGRYGPEFVVTPNFYVLKEYNNSDLYALFVGNLADRIQYGMGAFVQPWQRTGTLLRSDVAAMQRKLEGMGYDVGGADGLVGFKTRRSIGDWQTRNRVSQTCWPTPELKTELLR; translated from the coding sequence ATGTTCAGCTTCCGCCCGTTTGCTGGCTTGCGTCTGCTGTGTGCAGTTTTTGCCCTTGCTCTGGCCTTCGTCGCCGGTGTGGGGTTTTCCTCGGTCGCCAGCGCCTATGACCGGGGCACGGTCGAACGGCAGTTCGAGGGCTGGATTCGCGGAGACATGCGCCAGGCGGCGCTGCGTTCCGGCGTCTCCGCCGCGGTCTATGATCGTGTCACCAGTGGGCTTACGATCAACTGGTCGCTGCCGGACCTGGTGCCGCCCGGCACAAAGCCGCCAGCCCAGCGCAAGCAGACCCAGCCGGAATTTTCCGAGCCCGGGCCTTACTTCAGTGAAAACAACCTGAATTACCTCGCCGTCAAGGGACGCCAGCTCTACAACCAGTACAAGCCCGTGCTTGATCAGATCGAGGCACGTTATGGCGTTCCCGGCCGCATCGTGCTCGCCATCTGGGGGCGGGAGATGGGCTATGGCGCGGCCGAGGAGAAGTACGACATCCTGCAGGTTCTTGCGACCAAGGGGTTCATGACCTCATCGCGGCAGGAGATGTTCCAGCGCGAGTTCATCGCCGCACTGCAGCTTATCCAGAGCGGCGCCGCGCCTCTCGACAAACGCAAGGCCTCGTGGGCCGGCGCCTTTGGCCAGCCGCAGCTGATGCCGTCCAACTTTCAGAATTATGCGGTCGATTTCGACGGCGACGGCGTCATCGACGTCTGGAATTCGGTGCCCGATTCGCTGGCAACGATCGCCAAGCATCTCGCCAGCGACGGCTGGCAGCGCGGTCGCGACTGGGGCTACGAGGCCGTCATTCCGGACAACGTCTCCTGCGCCCAGGAGGGCCCTGATAATGCGCGGCCGATTTCCGCCTGGGCCAAGCAGGGGATCACGCGCGTCGGCGGCAAGAGCTTTCCGCCCGAGGAGCTCGGCAAACCCGGCATGATGCTGGTGCCGCAGGGCCGCTACGGGCCGGAATTCGTCGTCACGCCGAATTTCTACGTGCTGAAGGAATACAACAACTCCGACCTTTATGCGCTCTTTGTCGGCAATCTCGCCGACCGCATCCAGTATGGCATGGGCGCCTTCGTTCAGCCCTGGCAGCGCACCGGCACGCTTCTGCGCTCGGATGTGGCCGCCATGCAACGCAAGCTCGAGGGCATGGGTTATGACGTCGGCGGTGCCGATGGCCTCGTCGGCTTCAAGACCCGCCGCTCCATCGGCGACTGGCAGACGCGCAACCGCGTGAGCCAGACCTGCTGGCCGACGCCGGAGCTGAAGACCGAACTGCTGCGGTAA
- a CDS encoding DUF805 domain-containing protein: MTDTSATDRSQREVGFQEAFSLYFRNYVQFSGRSSRGAFWYWVLWTIIISVVLSTVDYFLFGAQKGVFQGLWGLITLIPGIALNTRRLHDLNHSGWWQLLFLTVIGAILLLYWYCLPGKAGENDYGPDVEAGKL; this comes from the coding sequence ATGACCGACACATCCGCGACCGACCGCAGCCAACGCGAGGTTGGCTTTCAGGAAGCGTTCTCGCTCTACTTCAGGAATTACGTGCAGTTCAGCGGCCGTTCGTCACGCGGCGCCTTCTGGTACTGGGTCTTGTGGACGATCATCATCAGCGTTGTCCTTTCCACCGTCGATTATTTCCTGTTCGGCGCGCAGAAAGGGGTGTTCCAGGGGCTCTGGGGCCTGATCACGCTGATCCCCGGCATTGCGCTCAACACCCGCCGGCTGCACGACCTCAACCACAGCGGCTGGTGGCAGCTCCTGTTCCTCACCGTGATCGGCGCCATCCTGCTTCTCTACTGGTATTGCCTGCCCGGAAAAGCCGGTGAGAACGATTATGGGCCGGACGTCGAGGCCGGCAAGCTCTGA
- a CDS encoding undecaprenyl-diphosphate phosphatase: protein MTIGWIEAAFLGLLQGLTEFLPISSSAHLRIAGEFLPAGADPGAAFTAITQIGTETAVLVYFWSDIMRIAKAWLGRNLRIGGGHDTADVRMGWLIIIGSLPIVILGLLFKDQIEHSLRNLYITATMLIVFGIIMGIADKVGQKRIRLEQLTWRDGILYGFAQAMALIPGVSRSGGTISAGLLLGYTREAAARYSFLLAVPAVFGSGFYQLVKSIGEDNPVGWGPTALATLIAFFVGYAVIVFFLRLVSTRSYMPFVYYRVALGALLFVLLGMGVINAGG, encoded by the coding sequence ATGACGATTGGTTGGATCGAGGCCGCATTTCTCGGCCTGCTGCAGGGGCTCACCGAATTTCTGCCCATTTCCTCAAGCGCGCACCTGCGCATCGCCGGCGAATTCCTGCCGGCAGGCGCCGACCCTGGCGCCGCCTTCACCGCCATTACCCAGATCGGCACGGAAACGGCCGTGCTCGTCTATTTCTGGTCCGACATCATGCGCATCGCCAAGGCCTGGCTCGGACGCAACCTGCGGATCGGCGGCGGCCACGACACGGCCGATGTCCGCATGGGCTGGCTGATCATCATCGGCTCATTGCCGATCGTGATCCTCGGCCTGCTCTTCAAGGACCAGATCGAGCACTCGCTGCGCAATCTCTATATCACCGCCACCATGCTGATCGTCTTCGGCATCATCATGGGGATCGCCGACAAGGTCGGGCAAAAGCGCATCAGGCTGGAACAGCTCACCTGGCGCGACGGCATCCTCTACGGCTTCGCGCAGGCGATGGCGCTGATCCCAGGGGTCTCCCGTTCCGGCGGCACGATCAGCGCCGGCCTGCTGCTTGGCTATACCCGCGAAGCTGCGGCGCGCTATTCCTTCCTGCTCGCAGTCCCGGCCGTGTTCGGCTCCGGCTTCTATCAGCTCGTCAAAAGCATCGGCGAGGACAATCCGGTCGGCTGGGGACCGACGGCGCTGGCCACCCTGATCGCCTTCTTCGTTGGCTATGCGGTGATTGTCTTCTTCCTCAGGCTGGTCTCGACCCGCAGTTACATGCCCTTCGTCTACTATCGAGTCGCACTCGGAGCGCTTCTCTTCGTGCTTCTCGGCATGGGGGTCATCAATGCCGGCGGCTGA
- a CDS encoding glutathione S-transferase family protein: protein MTTLYHHPMSAASRFVRLIIGEYDFDVDMIEERPWEKRRAFLTANPAGTLPVYVDDNMRALCGPFVIAEFMDETHGVLQRERRLLAEEPFQRAEIRRLTEWFLLKLEQDVTYPLARERVYKLQMSSEAGGGAPDSRILRAARANIRQHMKYIAWLGANRGWLAGKRMSYADLAAGGAISVLDYLGEIAWDETPAAKEWYQRLKSRPAFRSLLADRVRGVVPVSHYADLDF from the coding sequence ATGACAACGCTTTACCACCACCCGATGTCCGCAGCCTCGCGCTTCGTGCGCCTGATCATCGGCGAATATGATTTCGACGTCGACATGATCGAGGAACGCCCGTGGGAGAAACGCCGGGCTTTCCTCACGGCCAACCCTGCCGGCACGCTGCCGGTCTATGTTGACGACAACATGCGCGCGCTCTGCGGCCCCTTCGTCATCGCCGAATTCATGGACGAGACCCACGGCGTGCTGCAGCGCGAACGCCGGCTGCTTGCCGAAGAACCGTTCCAGCGCGCCGAAATCCGCCGTCTTACCGAATGGTTCCTGCTGAAGCTCGAACAGGACGTCACCTACCCGTTGGCGCGCGAGCGCGTCTACAAGCTGCAGATGAGCAGCGAGGCCGGCGGTGGCGCACCCGATTCGCGCATCCTGCGTGCCGCCCGAGCCAATATCCGCCAGCACATGAAATATATTGCCTGGCTCGGCGCCAATCGCGGCTGGCTTGCCGGCAAGCGCATGAGCTATGCCGACCTTGCAGCCGGCGGCGCCATCTCGGTGCTCGATTATCTCGGCGAAATCGCCTGGGACGAGACGCCGGCCGCCAAGGAATGGTACCAGCGGCTGAAATCCCGCCCGGCCTTCCGCTCCCTTCTTGCTGATCGTGTGCGCGGCGTCGTGCCGGTTTCCCATTACGCCGATCTGGATTTTTGA
- the queG gene encoding tRNA epoxyqueuosine(34) reductase QueG → MAERGDKLKRFIKDEARALGFSDCRIARAEDMPEAAARLRDGVARGYYGEMAWMAETLERRSSPLALWPEARSVIMLSMNYGPDEDPRPLLARRDRANISVYARNRDYHDVVKGKLKQMAGRFAARTGAEVKVFVDTAPVMEKPIAEKAGIGWQGKHTNLVSRSQGSWFFLGSIFTTEELDPDAAERDHCGSCRACLDACPTDAFPAPYRLDARRCISYLTIEHHGTIPLEFRQAMGNRIYGCDDCLAACPWNKFAKAASEMKLAAREDLKAPEIARFLAFDDAGFRSFFTGSPVKRIGRDRFVRNCLIAAGNSGLASLIAPCRALLDDESPAVRAMAVWALSRLLPADAFATLARTRKPEHDKTVLEEWSGAGETLCI, encoded by the coding sequence ATGGCGGAACGCGGCGACAAACTGAAACGCTTCATCAAGGACGAGGCCCGGGCTCTCGGCTTCAGCGATTGTCGTATCGCGCGGGCCGAGGATATGCCCGAAGCAGCCGCGCGCCTTCGCGACGGCGTCGCACGCGGCTATTACGGCGAGATGGCGTGGATGGCCGAGACGCTGGAGCGGCGCAGTTCTCCCCTGGCGCTGTGGCCCGAGGCCCGCTCGGTCATCATGCTTTCGATGAATTACGGGCCCGATGAGGATCCCCGCCCGCTGCTCGCCCGCCGCGACCGGGCCAACATCTCCGTCTACGCCCGCAACCGCGACTACCATGATGTGGTCAAGGGAAAGCTCAAGCAGATGGCCGGCCGCTTTGCCGCCCGTACCGGCGCCGAGGTGAAGGTCTTCGTCGACACCGCCCCGGTGATGGAAAAACCGATCGCCGAAAAGGCCGGCATCGGCTGGCAGGGCAAGCACACCAATCTGGTCAGCCGCAGCCAGGGTTCGTGGTTCTTCCTCGGCTCGATCTTCACCACCGAAGAGCTCGATCCGGATGCGGCCGAGCGGGATCACTGCGGCTCCTGCCGCGCCTGTCTCGATGCCTGCCCGACCGATGCATTTCCCGCCCCCTACCGGCTCGATGCCCGCCGCTGCATTTCCTACCTCACCATCGAGCACCACGGCACCATTCCGCTCGAATTTCGGCAGGCGATGGGCAACCGCATCTATGGCTGCGACGACTGTCTGGCCGCCTGTCCCTGGAACAAGTTCGCCAAGGCTGCCTCGGAGATGAAGCTTGCCGCGCGAGAGGACCTGAAGGCGCCCGAGATCGCACGCTTTCTCGCCTTCGACGATGCCGGCTTCCGCAGCTTCTTCACCGGTTCGCCGGTGAAACGCATCGGCCGCGACCGGTTCGTGCGCAACTGCCTGATTGCCGCCGGCAACAGCGGACTGGCGAGCCTGATCGCCCCCTGCAGGGCTTTGCTCGATGACGAAAGCCCTGCCGTGCGCGCCATGGCCGTCTGGGCGCTATCGCGACTGCTGCCGGCGGATGCTTTTGCCACTTTGGCACGAACGCGGAAACCGGAGCATGATAAAACCGTTTTGGAGGAGTGGTCGGGGGCAGGAGAAACGCTATGCATCTGA
- a CDS encoding SDR family oxidoreductase, translating into MHLMIFGAGYSGRVIGATLAPACHHVSGTTRTADKAAALGGVGIETFIFDGAAIDASLAHKLRSVTHIVQTIPPGAEGDPVLNIASRSAHQRLPSLQWLCYLSTVGVYGDHDGEWVDETSECRPTSERSKRRLAAEQQWLETGEKHGLPVAILRLSGIYGPGRNPFRKLQDGTAQRIIKEGQVFNRIRVEDIAYATSFLAEHGFSGIYNVTDSLPAPPQDVITEAARLMGIEPPPEIAFEDADLSPMARSFWGENKRVSNAKLKKLGYEFEFPDYHQSLKQLWDMKAF; encoded by the coding sequence ATGCATCTGATGATTTTCGGCGCGGGCTATTCCGGACGGGTGATCGGCGCAACGCTGGCACCAGCCTGCCACCATGTGTCCGGCACGACGCGGACGGCGGACAAGGCCGCGGCTCTTGGCGGCGTGGGCATCGAGACCTTCATCTTCGACGGCGCGGCGATCGATGCCTCGCTCGCCCACAAGCTCCGATCGGTCACCCATATCGTGCAGACGATCCCACCCGGCGCGGAGGGTGACCCGGTTCTGAATATCGCAAGCCGCTCCGCGCATCAGAGGCTGCCATCGCTGCAATGGCTCTGCTACCTATCCACCGTCGGCGTCTATGGCGACCACGACGGCGAATGGGTCGACGAAACCTCCGAATGCCGGCCCACTTCCGAGCGATCAAAGCGGCGGCTGGCCGCCGAACAGCAATGGCTGGAAACCGGCGAGAAGCACGGGCTGCCGGTCGCGATCCTCAGGCTTTCCGGCATCTACGGTCCCGGCCGCAACCCCTTCCGCAAGCTGCAGGACGGCACGGCCCAGCGCATCATCAAGGAAGGCCAGGTATTCAACCGCATCCGCGTCGAAGACATCGCCTATGCGACATCCTTCCTCGCCGAGCATGGGTTCAGCGGCATCTATAATGTCACCGATTCGCTGCCGGCCCCGCCTCAGGACGTCATCACCGAGGCCGCCCGACTGATGGGGATCGAGCCGCCGCCCGAAATCGCCTTCGAGGATGCCGACCTTTCCCCGATGGCACGCTCCTTCTGGGGCGAAAACAAGCGGGTGAGTAATGCCAAGCTCAAAAAGCTCGGCTACGAATTCGAGTTTCCGGATTACCATCAATCGCTGAAGCAGCTGTGGGACATGAAGGCATTCTGA
- a CDS encoding ceramidase domain-containing protein, translated as MDGFIDIYCERTAAGFWNEPINALTNLAFIFAAMVAWRLAWQRARKSPLELTVIALVAIIGVGSFLFHTLATPLSAAFDVVPIWLFFFAYLLLVFTRISGGRAFDVIGYMVATLLGFVAIVFVVGQLGAGGTLNGSLQYAPALLAMAVATAIALWRHHPVWRYFASATAIFIMSLTFRSLDQAACVATAGIGTHFLWHMLNATVLGILLVGAVRELPPAEAGSELEPGRDRNVI; from the coding sequence ATGGACGGGTTTATCGATATCTATTGCGAGCGCACGGCCGCCGGCTTCTGGAACGAGCCCATCAATGCGCTGACCAATCTCGCCTTCATCTTCGCCGCCATGGTGGCATGGCGTCTTGCGTGGCAGAGGGCACGAAAAAGCCCGCTCGAGCTTACGGTGATCGCGCTGGTCGCCATCATCGGCGTCGGCTCGTTCCTGTTCCATACGCTTGCGACACCGCTTTCCGCCGCCTTTGACGTCGTGCCGATCTGGCTGTTCTTCTTTGCCTATCTGTTGCTGGTCTTCACGCGCATTTCCGGCGGCCGGGCGTTTGACGTGATCGGCTACATGGTCGCAACGCTGCTCGGCTTCGTCGCCATCGTCTTCGTCGTCGGCCAGCTTGGCGCCGGCGGCACGCTCAACGGTTCGCTGCAATATGCCCCGGCGCTGCTCGCCATGGCTGTCGCGACCGCTATTGCCCTCTGGCGGCATCACCCGGTCTGGCGCTATTTCGCCAGCGCCACAGCGATCTTCATCATGTCGCTGACCTTCCGCAGCCTCGACCAGGCGGCCTGCGTCGCCACTGCCGGCATTGGCACGCATTTCCTCTGGCACATGCTGAACGCTACCGTACTCGGCATCCTGCTTGTCGGCGCCGTCCGGGAACTACCGCCGGCGGAAGCGGGCTCAGAACTTGAACCAGGCCGTGACCGGAACGTGATCTGA
- the xth gene encoding exodeoxyribonuclease III, with product MQLKITTWNINSVRLRLPIVERFLKEHAPDILCLQEIKCLNDQFPYKPLRELGYEHIAVHGQKGYHGVAIVSRLPLGEGFSTDYCAMGDTRHIAAVFDAGGRRIRLHNFYVPAGGDEPDPEINPKFRHKLDFLEEMKVLKADAGDGVGSILVGDLNIAPMENDVWSHKQLLKIVSHTPVETDGMMDLIAKGGWVDLMRHVTPADEKLYTWWSYRAKDWQAANRGRRLDHIWTSADLVSAFDRFEILSEARGWEKPSDHVPVTAWFKF from the coding sequence GTGCAGCTCAAAATCACCACCTGGAACATAAATTCGGTGCGCCTGCGGCTGCCGATCGTCGAGCGGTTTCTGAAGGAACATGCGCCCGACATCCTCTGCCTTCAGGAGATCAAGTGCCTGAACGATCAGTTTCCCTACAAGCCGCTGAGGGAACTGGGTTACGAGCATATCGCGGTTCACGGGCAGAAGGGCTATCACGGTGTCGCCATCGTCTCCCGCCTGCCGCTCGGCGAAGGGTTTTCGACGGATTACTGCGCGATGGGCGATACCCGCCACATCGCCGCCGTGTTCGATGCCGGCGGGCGGCGTATCCGGCTCCACAATTTCTATGTGCCTGCCGGCGGCGACGAGCCGGATCCGGAGATCAATCCGAAATTCCGCCACAAGCTCGACTTCCTGGAAGAGATGAAGGTGCTGAAGGCCGATGCCGGCGATGGCGTCGGCTCCATTCTCGTCGGCGATCTCAACATCGCACCGATGGAGAACGACGTCTGGTCGCACAAACAGCTACTCAAGATCGTCTCCCACACGCCGGTGGAAACCGATGGAATGATGGACCTCATCGCCAAGGGCGGCTGGGTCGACCTGATGCGCCATGTCACGCCTGCCGATGAGAAGCTCTATACCTGGTGGAGTTATCGCGCCAAGGACTGGCAGGCCGCCAATCGCGGCCGGCGGCTCGATCATATCTGGACATCCGCCGATCTCGTCTCTGCGTTCGATCGCTTCGAGATCCTCTCCGAGGCGCGCGGATGGGAAAAGCCCTCAGATCACGTTCCGGTCACGGCCTGGTTCAAGTTCTGA
- a CDS encoding outer membrane lipoprotein carrier protein LolA translates to MSERNSNLSRRLFLVAGAGLVAGLAVPALAQDLPSQGNVPLPTQRSGGSQQVAAVAEAPADVAQKIANHFSSVKSMTGEFMQFGPRGDQAGGKFYLERPGKLRFDYDPPSTLKVIADGRNVAVGNGELSTWDFYPLSRTPLSLLLADQIDLQHRMVRGVRQQGDLTVIVLGDSTIFGDQVITLMFDTKSFELRQWTITDAQGKDTTVILSNVQTGVKFGRSVFRIPYDQIMKGPGSDD, encoded by the coding sequence ATGAGTGAGCGTAACTCCAATCTTTCCCGCAGGCTGTTTCTGGTGGCCGGCGCCGGTCTTGTCGCCGGTCTTGCCGTCCCGGCGCTCGCGCAGGATCTACCCTCCCAGGGAAACGTTCCCCTGCCGACACAGCGCAGCGGCGGCTCGCAGCAGGTGGCGGCCGTTGCCGAGGCGCCTGCCGATGTGGCCCAGAAGATCGCCAATCACTTCTCCTCGGTGAAGTCGATGACCGGGGAGTTCATGCAGTTTGGCCCGCGCGGCGATCAGGCCGGCGGCAAGTTCTATCTGGAGCGGCCGGGCAAGCTGCGTTTCGATTACGATCCGCCGTCGACCCTGAAGGTCATTGCGGATGGCCGCAACGTCGCCGTCGGCAATGGCGAGCTTTCCACCTGGGACTTCTATCCCTTGTCGCGCACGCCGCTGTCGCTGCTTCTGGCAGACCAGATCGACCTGCAGCACCGCATGGTGCGGGGCGTCCGCCAGCAGGGTGATCTGACCGTTATCGTGCTGGGCGACAGCACGATTTTCGGCGATCAGGTGATCACGCTGATGTTCGACACCAAGAGCTTCGAGCTGCGTCAGTGGACGATCACGGATGCGCAGGGCAAGGACACGACGGTCATCCTGTCGAATGTCCAGACCGGCGTGAAGTTCGGCCGCTCCGTCTTCCGCATTCCTTACGACCAGATCATGAAGGGCCCCGGTTCAGACGACTGA
- a CDS encoding FtsK/SpoIIIE family DNA translocase, translating to MAEAERIGQKHGGGFSLLGFILRQVAALFGFALFVGLCFAIAAMATWNVDDPSGSHATGRLPTNILGYPGADFADVVMQALGLASVFALLPVLAWSLALMAGRRIHRKPSRFFAWIGGAIVTAAVLGCFPPPPTWPLPNGLGGVSGDLILRFPALFIGHYPSGLPALIVGGIFAVPALFLQLYAAGLIVRQPKPVAEKPQKERGAVSARDLGAPSVSDLSEERDGFFSLAPLIGHCAHMWYITHARFQKVFGRRAADDEDGGFEEPYDFNEEQFDRLDDTGFGAQRGEPSLVDPDIRREAGYTPTAPFDLDEDEFDDDLPAGVLSADFDRRPQDQRGSVVAPPAPPPRPGARVAREAQTSFLRQGGFELPSLSLLAEPKGLARDKSLSKEVLEDNARTLEKVLEDFGVKGEIIHVRPGPVVTLYELEPAPGIKSSRVIGLADDIARSMAAISARVAVIPGRNAIGIELPNPNRETVFLREIVASQDFENSKAKLAMALGKTIGGESVTVDLAKMPHLLIAGTTGSGKSVAVNTMILSLLYRLTPEQCRLIMIDPKMLELSVYDGIPHLLSPVVTDPKKAVVALKWTVREMEERYKNMAKLGVRNIDGFNSRVAQAKEKGETLSRTVQTGFDRETGEALYETEEFNLEPMPYIVVIIDEMADLMMVAGKDIEGAVQRLAQMARAAGIHVIMATQRPSVDVITGTIKANFPTRISFQVTSKIDSRTILGEQGAEQLLGQGDMLHMAGGGRIQRVHGPFVSDPEVEEIVAYLKTQGTPDYLDAITADDDDDDGSSYDGDTSGMARSDDPYDQAVAIVLKDGKASTSYIQRRLGIGYNRAATLIERMEQEGVIGPANHAGKREILVPTERDIIEGPN from the coding sequence ATGGCTGAGGCAGAGCGAATCGGACAAAAGCACGGCGGCGGGTTTTCCCTGCTCGGCTTCATCCTGCGCCAGGTCGCAGCCCTTTTCGGCTTTGCCCTGTTCGTCGGCCTCTGCTTTGCCATCGCCGCCATGGCCACATGGAATGTCGACGACCCGAGCGGCTCGCATGCCACCGGCCGGCTGCCGACGAATATTCTGGGCTATCCCGGCGCCGATTTCGCAGATGTCGTGATGCAGGCACTCGGCCTTGCCAGCGTGTTCGCGCTCCTGCCGGTACTGGCCTGGTCGCTGGCGCTGATGGCGGGACGGCGCATCCACCGCAAGCCATCGCGTTTCTTCGCCTGGATCGGCGGCGCGATCGTCACCGCTGCAGTCCTCGGCTGCTTCCCGCCGCCGCCGACCTGGCCGCTGCCGAATGGTCTCGGCGGGGTCTCGGGAGACCTGATCCTGCGCTTTCCCGCGCTCTTCATCGGCCATTATCCCTCGGGCCTGCCGGCACTGATCGTCGGCGGGATCTTCGCGGTACCGGCGCTGTTTTTGCAGCTCTATGCGGCCGGGCTGATCGTTCGCCAGCCGAAGCCGGTCGCCGAAAAGCCGCAGAAGGAGCGTGGCGCCGTATCCGCACGCGACCTTGGTGCGCCTTCGGTCTCCGATCTCTCCGAGGAGCGCGACGGCTTCTTCAGCCTGGCGCCGCTGATCGGTCACTGCGCCCACATGTGGTATATCACCCACGCCCGGTTCCAGAAGGTCTTCGGTCGCCGCGCTGCGGATGATGAAGACGGCGGTTTCGAGGAGCCCTACGATTTTAACGAGGAGCAGTTCGACCGGCTCGATGACACCGGCTTCGGTGCACAGCGCGGCGAGCCGAGCCTTGTCGATCCCGATATCCGCCGTGAGGCCGGATACACGCCGACCGCCCCGTTCGACCTTGATGAAGACGAATTCGACGACGACCTGCCGGCCGGTGTTCTGAGCGCCGATTTCGACCGTCGCCCGCAGGACCAGCGCGGATCTGTCGTTGCACCGCCGGCGCCGCCGCCGCGTCCGGGCGCCCGCGTGGCACGCGAGGCCCAGACCTCATTCCTGCGCCAGGGCGGCTTCGAGCTGCCGTCGCTTTCTCTCCTCGCCGAACCGAAGGGGCTTGCCCGCGACAAGTCGTTGTCGAAGGAAGTGCTCGAAGACAATGCGCGCACGCTGGAAAAGGTGCTGGAGGATTTCGGCGTCAAGGGCGAGATCATTCACGTCCGCCCCGGCCCGGTCGTGACGCTCTACGAACTCGAACCCGCGCCCGGCATCAAGTCGTCGCGCGTCATCGGCCTTGCCGACGACATCGCCCGTTCGATGGCCGCGATCTCGGCACGCGTTGCCGTCATTCCCGGCCGCAACGCCATCGGCATCGAACTGCCGAACCCGAACCGGGAGACCGTCTTTCTGCGCGAGATCGTCGCCAGCCAGGATTTCGAGAATTCCAAGGCAAAGCTCGCCATGGCGCTCGGCAAGACGATCGGTGGCGAATCGGTCACCGTCGACCTTGCCAAGATGCCGCATCTGCTGATCGCCGGCACCACCGGCTCGGGCAAGTCCGTTGCCGTCAACACGATGATCCTGTCGCTGCTTTACCGGCTGACGCCGGAGCAGTGCCGGCTGATCATGATCGACCCGAAGATGCTCGAACTTTCCGTCTATGACGGCATTCCGCACTTGCTGTCGCCGGTCGTCACCGATCCGAAGAAGGCCGTCGTCGCGCTCAAATGGACGGTGCGCGAGATGGAAGAGCGCTACAAGAACATGGCAAAGCTTGGCGTGCGCAACATCGACGGCTTCAACAGCCGGGTCGCGCAGGCGAAGGAAAAGGGCGAGACGCTGTCGCGCACCGTGCAGACCGGTTTCGACCGCGAGACCGGCGAGGCCCTTTACGAGACGGAAGAGTTCAACCTCGAGCCGATGCCCTATATCGTTGTCATCATCGACGAGATGGCCGACCTGATGATGGTCGCGGGCAAGGATATCGAAGGCGCCGTGCAGCGCCTGGCGCAGATGGCGCGTGCCGCCGGCATCCACGTGATCATGGCAACGCAGCGTCCGTCCGTCGACGTTATCACCGGTACGATCAAGGCTAACTTTCCGACGCGCATTTCCTTCCAGGTCACATCGAAGATCGACAGCCGCACGATTCTCGGCGAGCAGGGGGCCGAACAGCTTCTGGGCCAGGGCGACATGCTGCATATGGCCGGCGGCGGCCGCATCCAGCGCGTCCACGGGCCGTTCGTGTCGGATCCGGAAGTCGAGGAGATCGTCGCCTATCTGAAGACGCAGGGCACGCCCGACTACCTCGACGCGATCACCGCCGACGACGATGACGACGATGGCAGCAGCTATGACGGCGACACCTCCGGCATGGCGCGCTCCGACGATCCCTACGACCAGGCCGTGGCCATCGTGCTGAAGGACGGCAAGGCCTCGACGTCCTACATCCAGCGTCGCCTCGGCATCGGCTATAACCGCGCCGCCACGCTGATCGAGCGGATGGAGCAGGAGGGCGTCATCGGCCCCGCCAATCATGCCGGAAAACGCGAAATTCTGGTGCCGACGGAGCGGGACATCATTGAAGGGCCGAACTGA